In Parasphingorhabdus halotolerans, a single window of DNA contains:
- the ccoO gene encoding cytochrome-c oxidase, cbb3-type subunit II, whose amino-acid sequence MTTLTQKHKRIERNVTLLAVLALITVIIGGIVEIAPLFWIDNTVEEVEGVRPYTPLELAGRNIYIREGCYTCHSQMIRPFRDEVERYGHYSLAAESMYDHPFQWGSKRTGPDLARVGGRYSDEWHVQHLTDPRSVVPESIMPPYAFLAKKELKAGDMSAHLRAMYRVGVPYSKEAIEKANEDLLTQADPMASTTELEKRYPKAQVRDFDGNPDKLTEMDALVAYLQMIGTLVDFEAGEAQEQPR is encoded by the coding sequence ATGACCACACTCACGCAAAAACATAAGAGAATTGAACGCAACGTCACCCTGCTCGCGGTGTTAGCCCTGATCACCGTGATCATCGGCGGGATCGTCGAAATCGCTCCCTTGTTCTGGATCGACAATACGGTTGAGGAAGTTGAGGGCGTGCGGCCTTATACTCCGCTCGAACTGGCGGGACGCAACATCTACATCCGCGAAGGTTGCTATACCTGCCACAGCCAGATGATCCGTCCGTTCCGCGATGAAGTGGAGCGCTACGGTCACTACTCGCTGGCGGCGGAATCGATGTATGATCATCCTTTCCAATGGGGTTCCAAGCGGACAGGGCCTGATCTTGCTCGCGTCGGTGGTCGCTATTCGGATGAATGGCATGTCCAGCATCTGACCGACCCGCGGAGCGTGGTTCCGGAATCAATCATGCCGCCTTATGCGTTTCTGGCGAAAAAAGAACTTAAGGCTGGCGATATGAGCGCGCATTTGCGGGCGATGTACCGGGTTGGTGTTCCCTACAGCAAGGAAGCGATTGAAAAGGCCAATGAAGATTTGCTGACACAGGCTGATCCGATGGCCAGCACGACCGAACTCGAGAAACGCTATCCCAAGGCGCAGGTTCGCGACTTTGATGGAAACCCGGACAAGCTTACCGAAATGGATGCGCTGGTCGCCTATCTGCAGATGATCGGCACGTTGGTCGACTTTGAAGCGGGTGAAGCGCAGGAGCAGCCGCGATGA
- a CDS encoding cbb3-type cytochrome c oxidase subunit 3: MSYEALRHFADSWGLMFMAFLWIAFTVWTFRPGAKGHHDDAANMIFDEDKQDV; this comes from the coding sequence ATGAGCTATGAGGCACTCCGCCATTTCGCTGACAGCTGGGGACTGATGTTCATGGCTTTCTTGTGGATAGCTTTCACCGTCTGGACCTTTCGGCCCGGTGCCAAAGGTCATCACGATGATGCCGCGAACATGATTTTCGATGAGGACAAGCAAGATGTCTGA